The window ATGATTACGACTTTGAAGAAAATACGGGCAGTAAAGAAGAAGAGGGTTTTACATTAGAAAATGATTTGGGTTCCAAAGGCAAAAGCAATGATGAGAAAAAGTCATCAACAAAAGAGCGTTTTGATCGGTATGCTTTTTCAAAGAGTAAAAAATTATATCGATCACGAACAGACAAAAAGATTGCGGGTGTTTGTGGTGGATTGGCAAAGTATTTTGGTATTAACGCCGGGGTTATCAGGGCTCTTTTTGTAATTACTCTTTTCGCAGCCGGGGGGACGTCTCTTCTTATATATATAGCTCTTGCTATTGCATTAGATAAAGAGCCGCCGGAAATGATGGATGATTTCAATTTTTAGGCTTTTTCGTAAGCATCTCATTGGAGAACTTGGAGGAAAGGAATTCATTACTGGGAGATGATTGTTATATTCACAGAAATATTTCTTGAATATAAAATATGTGAATGTGTTTATAACCTTTGAAGGGATTGATGGTAGTGGCAAATCAACGCAGATAGCCAATTTAAAAAAACGTTTCGAGCAAAAGGGAACAAAAGTACATGTTTTTCGAGATCCCGGCGGACCTGTGGTTTCGGAAAAGGTTCGAGAGTTATTATTAAATCCCAATTATGATATTGATCCGGTTACCGAATTATTACTGTTTTCTGCATCGCGATCCCAGTTAATGGCAGAAAACGTACTTCCACATTTAGAAGAGGGAGAGGTGGTTATCCTGGATCGTTTTTTCGATTCCACTACGGCCTATCAGGGATATGGCAGAAACTCCGTTTCAATAGATGAAATTCATCATCTCAACAATATAGCGAGCCATCAGCGTGAGCCAGATCTTACTATTTACATGAAGTTATCTCTGGCAGATGCTAAAAAACGGATGGCAAAAAGGAAAGACCGGATGGAGTTGTCGGGAGATGACTTTTATAAAAAAGTTATTGAAGGGTATGATAAGTTGGCAAATCAAGAGAAGCGCTTCTTTACGGTAGATGCTACAAAGCCTGCCTCAAAAGTAGGTGACTGTATTTGGGAGCATGTGCAGCAGTTGTATAAGAATAGAAATCGATAGAAAAATTTTGAAATAGCCCCTAAAGCGTTTGTATAAGTATTATTCAAAAAAAGCCTCTTAATTCTAAGAATGAAATTTATTGCTGAAAACAGATAAAATGCTTATATTTATTGCATTGTGGATTAACCCTATTACAAAATTGAAAATCTGCTTTTGAAATCTTTCAATTTTTAATTTTAACCAACTCTGAAGTATAAATTATGGCGCACGAAAGAATTGACGTTGACCTGCCTTTAGCCAAAGTCTATGAATACTTAAGTGATCCCACTTACTTTCCTCACTTCTTCGAACGTATTGAAAAAGTCAACAAAATAAATTCACAGACATTCGAATTTGCTACTACTCTTGGTAGTGAGAATTTCGAATGGACTACCAACATCATTGATGACCTGCGCAATACACGATTCGCATGGATTACAATCAATGGTAATTTAAATCAAACCGGAACAATTCGTTTTACTCCGCTTGATAATGGTGAGCGAACTCGTGTCGATTTTAGTTTAGATTATCGTACTTTTTATGGAGAGCCGGATGAAGAGTTAGCCAATTTTATTCAAGGGCTTCCTGCTCAAATGAAAAAGGATCTTCAGCGTTTTAAGGAAGAGGCTGAAGATGGTACTTTTAAGCAAAAAGCTGATGATACGCTTGCAGCAATTGAAAAAGAAGAGGCTGAGGCTGAAGAAGAGGCGGCAGCATAACCAATAGATTTAATTGGGAATATTAGGAATGCGCACTTTTTAGTGCGCATTTTTTTTGTCTGATAAAATTATAATGACCCTTTCTGACTTTAAGAAAAGCGACAAAAGCAATACGCCATTTTATGCTTTGTTGGGATATCCAATTGAGCATAGTTGGTCTCCACTGATGCATAACTTGGCACTGAAGTATCATAATATAGAAGCGCAGTATGTTGCCATAGCTGTGCAGAATAATGAGCTTAATGAGTTGGCGGCTTTTTTTAATGAGGAGAATTTTTTAGGAGCTAATATTACGATTCCATATAAAGAGATTCTGATGGATTATTTGGATAGTATTGATCCATCTGCCAAAGCTATTGGCGCTATTAATACTATTGTGAAAAATGATTTTCAGTTAAGGGGTACCAACACTGACTATAAGGGGTTTAAGGCTCCACTTCTGGACTATGAATATGAGCTTGATGGAAGTTCTGCCATTGTGTTTGGTACTGGGGGCGCTTCACGTTCTATTGTTGTTGCACTTCGCGACATGGGATTGTCACGAATTTATTTAGTTTCTCGTTCCCCGGGATCGAATTCATCTTCTTGGATTAATCGCAAAGATGTGGAATTAATCTCTTATAATAACTGGACATCCTTTTTGGATGATACATTTCTTATTGTAAATGCTACACCGTTGGGGATGCATCCCGATGTTAACCAATCCCCGGTTCGTGAGGCAGAAAAATACTTCTTGCAGGATCGTATATGTTACGATATCGTATATAATCCCCTTGAAACAAAATTTCTAAAACAGGCTAAAGAAGTGGGAGCACAAACGATTAATGGGTTGGAGATGTTAATTCAACAGGGGAATAAGTCGTTTGAATTATGGACAGGAAAATCATTTCCGATTGATAAAATTCGTAAAAGACTCCATGAAAGAATTAAAAACTGAGTTTGAATGTATTAGGCCTCAATTACTTGAGGAGGACGAAAGTGTAGGGGCTTGGTTTACCTTAAAAAATGCTGACTATGTCAGTGCTGGGCAATCTATTGCGGGACTTAACCTTGGTTTTAACACCCCCGAAAGCAAAGAAGTAATAGCCCAAAATCGGTTGGCGTTACTTCAAAGTCTTAATATTGATTCGGAATGGACTGCTTATGCTGATCAGGTACATAGTAACCGTATACAAGTTGTTTCGGAGGGAGGAACGTACCCCTCAACAGACGGTTTAGTAACAAAAATCCCCGGGCTGACGCTTGCTATACAGGTTGCCGATTGTGCAGCTGTGTTACTATGGGATTCCTCCAATAATGTCATTGCAGCCTTACATGCCGGGTGGCGTGGCGCTGCCGGTAATATTGTACCTCGGGGAATAGAAGAAGTGGTAAGGCAGGGCGGAGAAACTAAGCATTTAAAAGCTTTTGTAAGTCCATGTATATCACAAACAAACTTTGAGGTAGGAATAGAGGTTGCCGAACAATTTCCTGATCGATTTGTTGATGCTACAAATTTTGAAAAGCCACACATCGATTTAAAGGCTTTTATAAAAGATCAACTGACAAGTGCTGGGATTTCCAAACACAAGATAGAAATACGACCGGAGTGTACTATTGATGATGCTGGTAAGTTCTATTCCTTTCGAAGGGAAGGGAAGAATAGTGGGCGGATGATGGCCTTAATATCAATTCAAAAATAAAGTTACGGTATACTGTGAGAGTCTCTTATGCTCCCGGATATTATGCGCCTATCCCAGAGGATCATATTTTCCCGATGAAGAAGTTTACGGGATTACATCGTTATTTGCTGGAGCAGAATATTCTAAATGCAGCTGATGTAATAGCTCCCTCCATGGTTGATATGGTAAACTTGCAGATGGTACACAGCTCAGCTTATGCCAATGGAATTATGAATGGGGCTTTGGGAGACAAAAAGTTACGGCGGTTGGGCCTTCCATGGTCAAAACGGTTGGCTATTCGTTCGCGTCTGGCAGTACAAGGTACCATTAACGCAGCGATTATGGCTTTAGAAGATGGGATTGCCGGAAACTTAGCGGGAGGAACGCATCATGCCATGCCTGATTTC of the Fodinibius sp. Rm-B-1B1-1 genome contains:
- a CDS encoding shikimate dehydrogenase, which codes for MSDKIIMTLSDFKKSDKSNTPFYALLGYPIEHSWSPLMHNLALKYHNIEAQYVAIAVQNNELNELAAFFNEENFLGANITIPYKEILMDYLDSIDPSAKAIGAINTIVKNDFQLRGTNTDYKGFKAPLLDYEYELDGSSAIVFGTGGASRSIVVALRDMGLSRIYLVSRSPGSNSSSWINRKDVELISYNNWTSFLDDTFLIVNATPLGMHPDVNQSPVREAEKYFLQDRICYDIVYNPLETKFLKQAKEVGAQTINGLEMLIQQGNKSFELWTGKSFPIDKIRKRLHERIKN
- the tmk gene encoding dTMP kinase, with product MFITFEGIDGSGKSTQIANLKKRFEQKGTKVHVFRDPGGPVVSEKVRELLLNPNYDIDPVTELLLFSASRSQLMAENVLPHLEEGEVVILDRFFDSTTAYQGYGRNSVSIDEIHHLNNIASHQREPDLTIYMKLSLADAKKRMAKRKDRMELSGDDFYKKVIEGYDKLANQEKRFFTVDATKPASKVGDCIWEHVQQLYKNRNR
- a CDS encoding SRPBCC family protein, whose amino-acid sequence is MAHERIDVDLPLAKVYEYLSDPTYFPHFFERIEKVNKINSQTFEFATTLGSENFEWTTNIIDDLRNTRFAWITINGNLNQTGTIRFTPLDNGERTRVDFSLDYRTFYGEPDEELANFIQGLPAQMKKDLQRFKEEAEDGTFKQKADDTLAAIEKEEAEAEEEAAA
- the pgeF gene encoding peptidoglycan editing factor PgeF, which gives rise to MKELKTEFECIRPQLLEEDESVGAWFTLKNADYVSAGQSIAGLNLGFNTPESKEVIAQNRLALLQSLNIDSEWTAYADQVHSNRIQVVSEGGTYPSTDGLVTKIPGLTLAIQVADCAAVLLWDSSNNVIAALHAGWRGAAGNIVPRGIEEVVRQGGETKHLKAFVSPCISQTNFEVGIEVAEQFPDRFVDATNFEKPHIDLKAFIKDQLTSAGISKHKIEIRPECTIDDAGKFYSFRREGKNSGRMMALISIQK
- a CDS encoding PspC domain-containing protein; the encoded protein is MADQTKRRSRQQADSLMDFEAHELQATMQEFLKEEKKSNTNIWNFATIAGIAMFFVAIVYIFQMIGLSIGPDVSGVVGVLPLIGGIIVTLVGFGFFVRDRKKKKKNQTAESFDYDYDYDFEENTGSKEEEGFTLENDLGSKGKSNDEKKSSTKERFDRYAFSKSKKLYRSRTDKKIAGVCGGLAKYFGINAGVIRALFVITLFAAGGTSLLIYIALAIALDKEPPEMMDDFNF